From Abiotrophia defectiva ATCC 49176:
AACTTGCCATGATAATTCCTCCTTAAAATTTTTACATAAATTAATTAAAACCACGGTTTGGATGTCTACCAACCTAGCTCGGACAGCTCCTCAGCCACTTATTGGGCTAAGACTTGGTAGACTTCGATTAATTCCTGAGCTAAATCGACAAAGGCGATACTGGTCATGAGATGATCCTGACCATGAATCATGAAGAGACTGAGGGGCTGCTCAATCCCTTGCGCTTCTTGAGCCAAGACTCCGGCCTGGGCGTGATGGGCTTCTAAGAGGGCTGCTCGAGCCGCTGCCATTCGCTCCGTCGCGCCCTGGAAATCTCGCTTCTTAGCTGCTGCCATGGCTTCGATGGCACAGGACTTGGCTTCACCGCCATACATAATTAACTGCATGGCTACTTCTAATGCGGCTTCTTGTGACATAGGCTGGCTCCTTTATTCCATGAGACTTACGGCTAAGGCCAGGACCTTATCGCCTTTCATCATGCCATAATCTGTCATGGGGATGACTTCCACTGGGATGCCACGGGCTGACAAGTCAGCGGAAAACTCGTTCTTCAAATAGCGGACTTGGGGGCCTAACAATAAGACATCTACTGCATTGTTCTGGAGATATTCCTTGGCTTCTGGCACTGGCACTGCAAAGATATGGGCATCTAACCCTTGATCTTGCGCGGCCTTTTCCATCTTGGATACCATGAGGCTAGTCGACATGCCAGCGGCACAGACTAACATGATTTGCTTGGTTTCCATTTACAACACCCTTTCCTTATAATTCGAAAGAAAAAATAATCGGTTCCTATTATTTTGAAAATGTAAACAAGCAGGCGTGAACGGAAACCGATTCTTAATTTATTATTTACTTTCTATTACTATTATAGGGTTGAAAGGGCTTTTTGTCAACGTTTACATTTGAGGACATGCTTGTTTTTTGTTATGATATTCGAGAGGGAGTGATTATCCATGACGTTAACTAAAAAACAAGCCGCCTTAAGGGCCACCATCTTAGATAAACTATATGCAAAAGCACCACTATCACGTATTGATATTGCCAAAGAAACAGGCATAACGCCTGCTACCACGGGGGCTATTATCGGGGATTTAATTCGCCAAGAACTCGTATATGAAGTTGGGGAAGCTGAAGATGATACTGTAGGCCGGAAAAAAACCTTACTTAGTCTTATGCCCCATCGTGCCTACTATCTAGGTGTCGAAATCTCTGAAAAATACTTAGCCTTGGTCATTACAGATAATCTTGGCGAAATTCAAGCTAGCGACTATAGCATGACCTTTCAACGATTAGGTAACTACCCGACTAGCGCTGACTTAGCTGACTTCATTCATCAATTTATAGCGCAACATCCTGACTTTCCCTTGACCGCCATTGGCGTCGGGCTACCGGGCCACGTGGACTTTGACTTGAGTCCCTATATTCAATCCAACAATCAGCATTGGCAGAATCTCCATCTGGAAGAGCTAGCCCAGGCCTTTAGCCTGCCGCTTTATTTTGACAATAAGTCTCATTGCTTGACCCTGGCCCAAAGACTTTATGGCCAAGATGACAAAAACGATCATAATTTTATCGTCTTCCATGTCGCTAACGGTATTCATTGTTCCTATATGTATCAAGGGCAAATCTACGGGCGTCAGAACTTCCTGATTGGCGAAATCGGCCATACGATTTTAAATCCACAAGGGGAAGCCTGCACCTGTGGTAAACGGGGTTGCCTGCAAGTCTATGCTAGCGAATCTAGTCTAATCGCTAAGGCCCAAACCCTCTATCGGGTAGCTCAATCCACCTTCCTGCCTAGCCTAGTAGCAGAAGCAGAGGCAATCACCCTGGCTACCATTATGGATGCCTGCGCCTTAGGCGATACTAGCTGTCTCCAATTGATTCAGCAGGCCTGTCACTACCTGTCAATCGCCCTATCCAATCTCAGTCAGCTGATTGACAGTGACGCCATCTACCTTGACGGCCAGTTCTTCTCCTATCCACTAGTCGACACCCTCTTGCACCAGGAGCTAGCGGCTACCACCCCGCTCTTCCATAAGCAAAAGAAAATACGGCTCATTCCCCTGGCCTATAGCCCACTCAATATTGCGCGGGCAGCCACTAGCCTCTGTGTCAAAGCCAGCTTCTTGTCAGCATAAAAATAAAAAAGGACCTTCTACTTAAGCTAGTAGAAGGTCCGCTCTTTTTATTACCTTAATTAGCGGTTAATGGAACGCGCAATCATGGAAATGGTATGTCGTTGACCGCGAATTGCCTTGCTGAGGGCAAAAATGTTCTCTACAGGAGCCAAACAACCATAGCCAGAGTCCCCAATGTGCTGGATGTCTACCCCACAAATCTTATTGCGGATAGCCATCTGCTTAATGGTGTCGGTATCCGAACTTTCTTGGCTAGTTCCAATGGCGCTCATCACTAGAGCCCCTGCTTGATGGGCTCGCTGAACAATGGCCTTGAGATCCGCCTCATCGAAGCCTGGCACACTGCCTACAGCCGGCGCCAAAATAATATCGGCTCCAGCCTCAATGAATTGGCTGACCGCTTCTAAGTCTGCAACAGGCTCGTCAACACCTGCCCCATGCATCTTCCCCGCAATAACCAAGCCAGAGAAGTGCTGCTTGGTTAGTCGGATGGCCTCCGCTATGGTATGATTGGTCACACCAGTCCCAGGATTACCCGTCAAACAGATAAAATCAAGACCAAAAGCTTCGGCCGCCTCTAGCGATGCCACATTGACCTGGCGCCCAGTCACTAATTCTTGCCGTTCTTCATTCATCTTAGCGTTAAGATCGACAGGCTCCAAATTGACGCCAATCGGGCGGCCCACCAGTCGATGGAGCTCTGCGACAAAATTGGGTGCATCAGGATCAATAGCAAATATAACAGGGTTTAGTAAGTCTACCCCATTTAGTAAAATGAGATCCGCCCCAAAAGCGCGAGCCATCTCTGAGTTAGTAATATCCCCAATGTAGGACTCCTTAAAGCCCACATTCTCAGACAAAATCACTCGCCCTTCACTAGCCTTAATACTCTGTTTTAGTTCTGCTGCTGACATGGCCAGAATTTCCGACGTGTTGGCACTAATCAAACGTTTTACCATGTGAATCCTTCTTTCTTTTTGATAATAATAAAGATAAGACTACCCTTTGATTACGCCCTTTTGTTTACATTTTGTTATTAATTAGTATAGCACGAAAGCGTCCATTTGTAAACGAATTCAACTTTATTCAATATCAATATGGTGAGCAAGAACTAAAGGAACTTCTCTAGTCGCTTTCAATACAGTCTTGTAGCTTGTCACATTTACAAAAGTTCCATAGACAGTCACTCTATCATCTTCTAAAATTCTTTTACCAGTCATTTTATCTTTTGGCAGAACTACATAAAAGTCTCCTTGACTATAATAGCTACCTTCAGTTCCGATACGGTACACTATGAATTTATCTTCTGTTTGAACTTGTAGAACCTTTCCATAAAATTTAACCTTATAGCCTTTCCAAGCGGATTCATCACGCATTAGTTCCTCAAAAGTAGCATCATAATAATTGCTAGGATCTTGGTTTTTTGATTCTTCAATTGATTCAGATTCTTCTTTTGCCTTAGACTCAGCAATGGACTTCTCTCTCGCATTTTTTATTGCTTCGGCTTTGCTCTCTGATTCTGCTTTTCTACGAGATTCTTCCTGCGACTTACTTTCAGCCACCTTCGATTCACTGATTGATTCTGACAGAATCCGCGAACTTTCTTCCTCCGATTGTCGAATAGACTCTGATTCTGACTCTGCTAATGCTATGGATTCCGACTCCATTCGGGACTGTTCTTCCAATCTTTTTACTTCTGCAGCATGCATATTATTTGCTACAAGTAGAAATGCAAATGAAGTTACCACCGCTATAATTGCATATTTTTTTAGTTCAGGCTTATTTTTCCAGACCCAAGCAGTTGCTGCAAAAACCAGCGCAATCACGATATACGATAAATTCAATAAATTTTCCATTAATAACTTCCCCCTATTTTTACTAGATAGTAATAGTATATGACATGCATTGTACCATGCACATGTTTGGAAGTCATTGCACAATCTTGCTGAATAGTTTAGAATTCTTGCTGTATTTATCATATATATGTTTTCGCATAATAAAATATGCTTAGACTATAAGCGATAAAACAACTCTCTAATATTAATTAAAAAAGTGCAGTTCAATATGAACCGCACTTTCTAATTAATCCATCTTTCGAATCATCTTCCGAGTTTTAACCAAATGCTCCTTGGTTGCATGGAATTGGCGTTGAGCCACCCCATAGTAGAGCAAATCGGTAATAATCAAAGATCCATCTCGGGAAGTAACCGAGCCTAGGCGAATTTCTTTTTCGTCTTGGGGGATGAAAAGGCAAATATCAGCAAGACTGACGAGGGGCGCCTTGAGATTATGTCCCGTGATAGCGATTATTTTGGCACCCTGCTCCTTAGCAAGATAGGCCATTTGATTGACACTATGGGTGCTGCCACTATAACTGACTACTAGCACCACATCGCCAGGCATACAGTGCGCCATTTGCGCCATTAGTATATGAGTGTCACGATCATAGGTGACTGGACGATTAATTCGCGTCAACTTATGAACTAAGTCCATGCAGACTACACCACTGCCTCCAATTCCACAGAGAAAGAGACGATGGGCGCTAGCCATCCAATCAATGGCTTGCGCAAGATCTGTTTCATCTATGAGCTCATAGGTCTGACGTAGATTCTGTTCTAAGATACTTTGGGTCTTATGGATGAGCTTAGACAAACAATCTTTAGGATCTAAAAAGAGATCCACTTCAGGCATCTCCTCATCAGTCCGGTCCTGTGCCAAGTCCAATTTTAAGGCAGGCAGGCCTTTATAACCAATCTTCTTAGCAAAGCGAGTCCAGGCCGCCCCCGATGTTCCAGAAGCAAAACCTAACTCTACAGTATTCATATCTAACACTTCATGCCGGTGCTCCAGTATATAGCGACCGATCATCTGTTCAGTCGCTGTCATTGATCCTAGGGCACTTTTGATCTTGGTAATACAACTCATACGATTCTCTCCTTTGTTATACCAAACACTGAATCCTACTTTCCATGATAGCCACGCCTAGCCCATTTTCGCCTACAGTATATCACAATAAATCGCTTACAGCAACTAGCTTTCCCTATGTTTATTCACAAACAGAGAGAGATTTTTGTCATTATCCAAAAGAAAACAGGCTCTAATAGCCTGTTTTTAGCTGACTAATTTTACATCATAGACATACTTTGCATTCTTCTCTATCCACACTGTTTATTTTGTAGCGCCTTTTTACCCAGACATTTCGCTAGCCATAGGCTTTGCGCCGACAAATAGGCAAAAGGCAAGTACAAGACCAGGCTTCGCCAATAAGCAGGACCGACGCCCACACCGCCTCGCATCATGAGCCAATAGAGAAAAGGATAGCAGAAGAGCAGAAGATTGACTCCGGCGAGCCCAAAATAAAGTCGCCAAGTCTGACGATGACGAGCTACTGTCGCTAGAATCGCGCCCAAGAATAATAGGCTATTGAGAACCGCTGCTTCACGCCAATCCAAATTGTTAAAGCCAAAACGCAAATTATTCAATAAAGGGACTAGGAAATAGAGCAACATCCCCGTCTGTAAGTAAGCCAAGCCCAACTGATGACGTTCCAAGGCTACTTGCTTCTTGTTTCGAGCCCCTTCTGGTTTAGGCCAAGCTTGGGCGAAGTTCTTAAGGCGATGGCTCCAAAATAGTGAAGCTAGGAAGAAGACACCTGACCGAATCATCAAGTCGATTTCGTAGGCAGTCCTTAGTTTTGTGCTTCCTTGTCCTGGCACAAGCAACCCCATCAGCAGACGCCCCCAAAGCACCACTAGCCCTAGCCACTCCAATCGATAGGCCCATCTCATACTGGACCCAGATTGGTATAACCAAGCCAGCCAGATGACTGCCATAGCTAGTAGCCAGGCAGCAAAAGGCAAGTTAATGAAGTCCCAGTTAAAGATGTTCTGGTATATCCATAAACCGGCCAGCACCTTAAAGACTAAAAATAAGGCAAAGGCACGGTCCTGGCGTGCTTTATCTACTATGGGTTCCATGGCAGGCTCTCCTTTCCTCTAGTCTTCTTTATTATAACAGACTCCCCAAAAGGCGTCATTAACCGACTAGCTCAAAAAAGTGCGGACTCGCCCGCACTTTTCTCATATCAGTTCTTAATTCTTGTCTGGCACAAATGCAAGCCAATCTGCATCCAAATACCAGCCATCTGGGATGGCCTGACTGTCTGTTTCATGATAACCTACTTGTCCACGAAGCGTTAGGACTCCCTGCCAACTGCTGATAGCCTGTGGGACTTTCCCCTGAACGCGCACTCGCAAAACTTTAGCTGAGACGTCCCCACCAGTAGACTGACTGAAAGCAAACCAGTAAGCATCCCCTACTTGTCCTAAAAAGCCCTTCTCATCGATGATCATTCGACATTCAATCGATTGGTCTTTTAAGGTCTCTGTTTGGGTCAATACTTGGTCTAAATCTTGTAATTGATAGGCTTCTTCCCCTTGGTAGCGGGAAGTGACGCCAAAGACATAGCCTTGAACACCCGCTTTAAGCTTACGTAAGAAAAATAAGGGGAGTGTTGGTAACCCTATCAAGAGTAGGGCAGATAAGCCCATGCTAAAGATAACATTTGCTAACGTCTCGGAATCTCTCACCTGATTAAGAAATTGAAAAATAACCGTCCCTATCACCAAAAGAGCGATTCTATAAACGATAAGAAACAAGATAGCCATTACGAGATAAACTAGATCTAAGTTCCAGGCTATCTTGAGCAAGTTTGGGCGATGATTTCGGTAACCCCACCAAGCTAAGTAGGTAGTAGCAAGACATAAGATTATAGCTAATAGGTAAAGGGGCTCATGAGAATAATTCAGGTGTAAAACGAGCATTTGCCATCCTTTAATGAAGAGATAGCCTAACAACGCACGATTAAGTGCCTTACTCCCCTCAGTTGAAACTTGCTTTAATTGATTTCCTTGCTTATTCAATTGTCGCCCGACCAAAAATTGCTGATAGGCACAATAAACCATAGGAACTACTGATACAAAGAGTTTTGGGATGAGATTTGATAAAGCGATAAGTGGCGAAAAGGCCAATAAGTTTTGAAAATCTAAACTTACCAAGACATAGATGACAATACCGGTATTAAACGCGCCAGCTAGATAATGACACCAGGCTTGCTTTGACTTATAGCCTAACCAAGTCAGTACTAGTGGTAATAAAAAGATTGCTTCTTCTAACAATAAGTGCCCAAAAATAGTCTGACTTACCCAACTAAATATGGCAAAACCAAAAATAATGGGGCTAAGCCGGAATAAAA
This genomic window contains:
- a CDS encoding PTS lactose/cellobiose transporter subunit IIA, whose protein sequence is MSQEAALEVAMQLIMYGGEAKSCAIEAMAAAKKRDFQGATERMAAARAALLEAHHAQAGVLAQEAQGIEQPLSLFMIHGQDHLMTSIAFVDLAQELIEVYQVLAQ
- a CDS encoding PTS sugar transporter subunit IIB; protein product: METKQIMLVCAAGMSTSLMVSKMEKAAQDQGLDAHIFAVPVPEAKEYLQNNAVDVLLLGPQVRYLKNEFSADLSARGIPVEVIPMTDYGMMKGDKVLALAVSLME
- a CDS encoding ROK family transcriptional regulator; translated protein: MTLTKKQAALRATILDKLYAKAPLSRIDIAKETGITPATTGAIIGDLIRQELVYEVGEAEDDTVGRKKTLLSLMPHRAYYLGVEISEKYLALVITDNLGEIQASDYSMTFQRLGNYPTSADLADFIHQFIAQHPDFPLTAIGVGLPGHVDFDLSPYIQSNNQHWQNLHLEELAQAFSLPLYFDNKSHCLTLAQRLYGQDDKNDHNFIVFHVANGIHCSYMYQGQIYGRQNFLIGEIGHTILNPQGEACTCGKRGCLQVYASESSLIAKAQTLYRVAQSTFLPSLVAEAEAITLATIMDACALGDTSCLQLIQQACHYLSIALSNLSQLIDSDAIYLDGQFFSYPLVDTLLHQELAATTPLFHKQKKIRLIPLAYSPLNIARAATSLCVKASFLSA
- a CDS encoding haloacid dehalogenase-like hydrolase, translated to MVKRLISANTSEILAMSAAELKQSIKASEGRVILSENVGFKESYIGDITNSEMARAFGADLILLNGVDLLNPVIFAIDPDAPNFVAELHRLVGRPIGVNLEPVDLNAKMNEERQELVTGRQVNVASLEAAEAFGLDFICLTGNPGTGVTNHTIAEAIRLTKQHFSGLVIAGKMHGAGVDEPVADLEAVSQFIEAGADIILAPAVGSVPGFDEADLKAIVQRAHQAGALVMSAIGTSQESSDTDTIKQMAIRNKICGVDIQHIGDSGYGCLAPVENIFALSKAIRGQRHTISMIARSINR
- a CDS encoding MurR/RpiR family transcriptional regulator, producing the protein MSCITKIKSALGSMTATEQMIGRYILEHRHEVLDMNTVELGFASGTSGAAWTRFAKKIGYKGLPALKLDLAQDRTDEEMPEVDLFLDPKDCLSKLIHKTQSILEQNLRQTYELIDETDLAQAIDWMASAHRLFLCGIGGSGVVCMDLVHKLTRINRPVTYDRDTHILMAQMAHCMPGDVVLVVSYSGSTHSVNQMAYLAKEQGAKIIAITGHNLKAPLVSLADICLFIPQDEKEIRLGSVTSRDGSLIITDLLYYGVAQRQFHATKEHLVKTRKMIRKMD